From Leptolyngbya sp. KIOST-1, one genomic window encodes:
- a CDS encoding DUF3368 domain-containing protein — translation MIDHLWLLESIYSAGIISEVAARDLATAKSARIQAVLSSGWIHVQAPTASAIARVVQSGKQLDLGDTHAIALALQLKADELLMNERRGRQLAQELELSVIGLFGVIILAKKRALIPSVRRLMDTLVEQAGFRISNRLYQKILRFADEI, via the coding sequence TTGATTGATCATCTTTGGTTGCTGGAGTCCATCTACAGTGCCGGGATTATTTCAGAGGTGGCCGCCAGGGATTTAGCCACCGCTAAAAGTGCCCGTATTCAAGCAGTGCTCTCCTCTGGCTGGATTCACGTGCAGGCTCCGACAGCGTCGGCGATCGCCAGAGTTGTGCAGTCGGGCAAGCAGCTGGATCTGGGTGACACCCATGCGATCGCCCTGGCGTTGCAGCTCAAAGCCGACGAGCTACTGATGAATGAACGCCGGGGACGACAGTTGGCCCAGGAGCTGGAGCTATCGGTAATTGGCCTGTTTGGCGTCATTATTCTGGCTAAAAAAAGGGCGCTGATCCCCAGCGTACGGCGGTTGATGGATACTCTGGTGGAGCAGGCGGGCTTTCGGATCAGCAACCGGCTGTACCAAAAGATTCTGAGGTTTGCCGACGAAATTTAG
- a CDS encoding ferritin-like domain-containing protein codes for MTATSVHLPAAGDDLAGPWWPAPGLVQTNHRIATLTRRYVTAEHLCDRLNDLPRQFQTPQPRRWPRIAWGTLHPDQVSGICLDTFCAILLGTINTEAPIRGYTQASRQYLEQFYPQMAQFVGGTVNADGQVLAPGLWEREEKRHTPVLSLLYQRLSGEPPQSVPHTARPYTPSDDPRADLYRHGLHRIATEYGAACLYLWMMAYTTGPLQAVLGELLIDEINHMTKFWGFGRWAYGETNVGMIASTLAQAMVQKWRQPNLQGSLIHTLRRMTAELAWDQWHLRHRLTLLYAFDQVMRVLWRWDQTLTPTYLTNLFGPNPPTGRGDRSPSR; via the coding sequence ATGACAGCTACTTCCGTTCATTTACCCGCCGCCGGAGACGACCTGGCGGGACCGTGGTGGCCTGCCCCAGGTTTAGTTCAAACGAACCACCGCATTGCAACCCTAACCCGGCGGTATGTGACGGCGGAGCACCTGTGCGATCGCCTCAACGACCTGCCCCGTCAGTTCCAAACCCCCCAGCCTCGCCGCTGGCCCCGGATCGCCTGGGGCACCCTGCACCCGGACCAGGTGAGCGGCATTTGCCTCGATACTTTCTGCGCCATTCTGCTCGGCACCATCAACACTGAGGCCCCGATTCGCGGCTACACCCAGGCCAGTCGCCAGTACCTGGAGCAGTTCTATCCCCAGATGGCGCAGTTTGTGGGGGGCACGGTGAATGCCGATGGCCAGGTGCTCGCCCCTGGCCTCTGGGAGCGCGAAGAAAAGCGTCACACCCCTGTACTGAGCCTGCTCTACCAGCGCCTGAGCGGGGAACCGCCCCAATCCGTACCCCACACCGCCCGGCCCTACACGCCCAGCGACGACCCCAGAGCCGACCTCTACCGCCACGGGCTGCACCGCATCGCCACTGAGTACGGGGCCGCCTGCCTCTACCTGTGGATGATGGCCTACACCACGGGCCCGCTTCAGGCCGTACTGGGGGAACTGCTGATTGACGAGATTAACCACATGACTAAATTTTGGGGCTTTGGCCGCTGGGCCTATGGGGAAACCAATGTGGGGATGATAGCCAGCACCCTGGCCCAGGCAATGGTGCAAAAGTGGCGACAGCCGAATCTCCAGGGCAGCTTGATTCACACCCTGCGGCGCATGACGGCGGAACTGGCCTGGGACCAGTGGCATCTCCGCCATCGGCTCACCTTGCTCTACGCCTTTGATCAGGTGATGCGGGTGCTGTGGCGATGGGATCAAACCCTGACACCGACCTACCTGACCAACCTATTTGGCCCCAACCCGCCCACAGGTAGGGGCGATCGCAGCCCCAGCCGTTAG
- the surE gene encoding 5'/3'-nucleotidase SurE encodes MNILISNDDGIFALGMRTLATALATAGHQVTVVCPDRERSATGHGLTMHKPIRAELIDSLFEHNIQAWSCSGTPADCVKLALGALMPSLPDVVVSGINHGANLGTDVVYSGTVSAAMEGVMEGIPSIAVSLTSFTQGSFTPAADFICALLADRDRFPATAPLLLNINVPAVAASDIRGAKITRQGIRRYFDQFEKRLDPRGKTYYWLAGEAIADIEDPLPNQGWPPPLKQSLATIPTDVQAIHDRYISVTPLQYNLTAVGDLLDLAEGRRSLLPE; translated from the coding sequence ATGAACATTCTGATCAGCAACGACGACGGGATTTTTGCCCTGGGTATGCGGACTCTGGCTACCGCTCTGGCGACTGCCGGGCATCAGGTCACGGTGGTGTGCCCCGATCGCGAGCGATCGGCCACCGGTCACGGACTGACGATGCACAAACCGATTCGGGCCGAGTTGATAGACTCCCTGTTTGAGCACAACATTCAAGCCTGGAGCTGTTCTGGGACGCCCGCTGACTGCGTCAAATTAGCCCTGGGGGCGCTGATGCCCAGTCTGCCCGACGTGGTGGTATCGGGCATCAACCACGGAGCCAATCTGGGTACCGACGTGGTCTATTCGGGCACGGTGTCGGCGGCGATGGAGGGGGTGATGGAGGGCATCCCGTCCATCGCCGTCAGCCTGACCAGCTTTACCCAGGGCAGCTTTACCCCCGCCGCTGACTTCATTTGCGCCCTGCTGGCCGATCGCGATCGCTTTCCCGCTACGGCCCCCCTACTGCTCAACATCAACGTGCCAGCGGTCGCCGCCAGCGACATCCGGGGAGCAAAAATCACCCGTCAGGGCATTCGTCGCTACTTTGATCAGTTTGAAAAGCGCCTCGACCCTCGGGGTAAGACCTACTACTGGTTAGCCGGAGAGGCCATTGCCGACATTGAAGACCCCCTGCCTAACCAGGGCTGGCCGCCGCCCCTCAAGCAGTCCCTGGCCACCATCCCCACCGACGTCCAGGCCATTCACGATCGCTACATTTCGGTTACACCCCTGCAATACAACCTGACCGCCGTGGGCGATCTGCTAGATTTGGCCGAGGGGCGACGCTCTCTGCTGCCAGAGTAG
- a CDS encoding tetratricopeptide repeat protein gives MAPDAVELADKLVFTVTGRHLNDLQRTILQQVWQGQKYLDIATAAGYTEGHIKDVAYQLWRLLSKVTGEKVTKSTLKSVLKRSLLQLGIDVSAATADLGIGGGAGRPEPSLASHNWGSTNPQGSPGREDLGHRRPGASLAFSPPLNPQFVGRQEAIAHLTGLIAQGHRTLVIQGEGGLGKTTLAQHFIAQQRVDLTLELLMAKDPADITPVEWVVEEWLRQDFGVEPGREFGVTLDRLRRHLRQRRVAVLIDNLEPALDAQGQFLGPHRRYGELLRVLAHSRGQTLTLITSRDRLCEPGLPLTHYRLPGLGLPAWATYFAHRGIVDGGDGLAAMHSAYGGNAKAMEILAGVVQADFEGHLGPYWQAHSQDLLRPVDLKNLVESQIHRLRSLDPDAYRLFCRLGVYRYQDVPTIPWEAVHGLMADIPPQRHQAIVTSLRNRSLLECSQGRYWLHSAVRAGALAQLAAHPEGAADWESAHRAAARCWSDSIQRICSLDDALQALEAYYHYVAIQDFAAAARVILHSRDNQWQQFLPLGSTLYRMGLVQPLTDAITAILTHLSPTNVDVSELSNILGDLYWIQGRLTEATACQQNALTIALTHLEAEVPAPTTHRWYYLTMLAVDSQLSLGLYHLDLWNLETAAIGFSQVMATAAGTRHQPWADKATICLALVRSHQGDRETAKDLADKALRQMQTGGQSGRYAFFVQLLGHTYLNVGEPDTAAALLTEAIQAAEAGHYLQIKANALVGLGRLKHQRGDMTEAALDYRQAIALLNEVGAQGDLATAYLQSALTLASQPEQAAEAETYLYKALDLFRAIPAPQQIVRIQNIWQQAIAAADP, from the coding sequence ATGGCACCAGATGCGGTAGAACTGGCAGACAAGCTTGTCTTCACCGTCACCGGACGGCATCTGAACGATTTGCAGCGCACCATCCTCCAGCAGGTGTGGCAGGGCCAAAAGTATCTCGACATTGCCACCGCCGCTGGCTACACCGAGGGCCACATCAAGGACGTGGCCTACCAGCTATGGCGACTGCTGTCGAAGGTGACCGGGGAGAAGGTGACCAAATCGACCCTCAAGTCAGTCCTGAAGCGATCGCTGCTCCAGCTCGGTATCGATGTCTCGGCCGCCACCGCTGATCTGGGGATTGGGGGCGGAGCGGGGCGGCCGGAGCCCTCCCTAGCCTCTCACAACTGGGGTTCTACGAACCCTCAAGGGTCCCCAGGTCGGGAGGATTTAGGGCATCGCAGACCAGGGGCATCCCTGGCCTTCAGTCCCCCGCTCAACCCGCAGTTCGTGGGGCGTCAGGAGGCGATCGCACACCTCACTGGTCTGATCGCCCAGGGCCACCGCACCCTCGTTATTCAGGGAGAAGGGGGCCTGGGCAAAACTACCCTAGCCCAGCACTTTATCGCTCAACAGCGGGTCGATCTCACCCTCGAACTGCTGATGGCAAAAGATCCTGCCGACATTACCCCGGTGGAGTGGGTGGTCGAAGAATGGCTGCGCCAGGACTTCGGCGTGGAGCCGGGGCGCGAGTTTGGCGTCACCCTCGATCGCCTGCGTCGACATTTGCGCCAGCGTCGCGTCGCCGTCCTGATCGACAACCTGGAACCCGCCCTCGATGCCCAGGGCCAGTTCCTTGGCCCCCACCGCCGCTACGGCGAATTGCTCAGGGTTTTGGCCCACAGCCGGGGGCAGACGCTGACGCTGATCACCAGCCGCGATCGCCTCTGCGAACCTGGCCTGCCCCTCACCCACTACCGCCTGCCGGGGTTGGGGCTCCCCGCCTGGGCCACCTACTTCGCCCATCGGGGCATCGTTGATGGCGGCGATGGGCTGGCCGCCATGCACAGTGCCTACGGCGGCAACGCCAAAGCGATGGAAATTTTAGCCGGGGTGGTTCAGGCCGACTTTGAGGGCCACCTCGGCCCCTACTGGCAGGCCCACAGCCAGGATCTACTCAGGCCCGTGGATCTCAAAAACCTGGTCGAAAGCCAGATTCATCGCCTGCGGTCCCTTGACCCAGACGCCTATCGCCTCTTCTGTCGCCTCGGCGTCTACCGCTACCAGGACGTGCCCACCATTCCCTGGGAGGCCGTCCACGGCCTGATGGCCGATATCCCTCCCCAGCGTCACCAGGCGATCGTCACCTCCCTGCGCAACCGATCGCTGCTGGAGTGCAGCCAGGGTCGCTACTGGCTGCACTCGGCGGTGCGAGCCGGGGCTCTGGCTCAGCTTGCCGCTCACCCAGAGGGTGCCGCCGATTGGGAGTCGGCCCACCGCGCCGCCGCCCGCTGCTGGAGCGACAGCATCCAGCGTATTTGCAGCCTTGACGACGCCCTCCAGGCGCTCGAAGCCTACTACCACTACGTCGCCATCCAGGATTTCGCCGCCGCCGCCCGGGTCATTTTGCACAGCCGAGACAACCAGTGGCAGCAGTTTTTGCCCCTGGGCAGCACCCTCTACCGCATGGGGCTGGTGCAGCCGCTTACCGATGCCATCACCGCCATCCTCACCCACCTCTCGCCCACCAACGTCGACGTTAGTGAGCTATCCAATATTCTCGGCGACCTGTACTGGATTCAGGGCCGCCTGACGGAGGCGACCGCCTGTCAGCAGAATGCCCTCACCATTGCCCTCACCCACCTAGAAGCCGAAGTGCCTGCCCCAACCACCCACCGCTGGTACTACCTCACCATGCTGGCGGTTGACTCCCAGCTCAGTCTCGGCCTCTACCATCTAGATCTCTGGAACCTGGAGACGGCCGCCATTGGGTTTAGCCAGGTGATGGCCACCGCCGCTGGCACCCGCCACCAGCCATGGGCCGACAAAGCGACCATCTGCCTGGCCCTGGTGCGCTCCCATCAGGGCGATCGCGAAACAGCTAAAGACCTTGCAGACAAGGCCCTGAGGCAGATGCAGACCGGCGGACAGAGCGGTCGCTACGCCTTCTTTGTGCAGCTGTTGGGGCACACCTACCTCAATGTGGGAGAACCGGATACCGCCGCTGCTCTATTAACTGAGGCTATTCAGGCGGCGGAAGCGGGCCACTATCTGCAAATTAAAGCCAATGCTTTGGTGGGCCTGGGACGGCTCAAGCACCAGCGGGGGGACATGACCGAGGCCGCTCTGGACTATCGCCAGGCGATCGCCCTGCTGAATGAAGTCGGTGCCCAGGGGGACCTGGCGACCGCCTACCTGCAATCCGCCCTCACCCTGGCCAGTCAGCCTGAGCAGGCCGCCGAGGCCGAGACTTATCTTTACAAAGCCCTGGACCTGTTTCGGGCTATCCCCGCCCCTCAGCAGATCGTTAGAATCCAAAATATTTGGCAGCAGGCGATCGCAGCCGCTGATCCCTGA
- a CDS encoding UPF0175 family protein, with translation MKITLHIPDEISQEPTFSRANWLREIAIALFEQEHVTLEGASQIADMHLMEFQKCLGNRGNCIHYDMQEFDEDIQNLRSRGWL, from the coding sequence ATGAAAATTACCCTTCATATTCCAGATGAGATCAGCCAGGAGCCTACCTTTTCTAGGGCTAACTGGCTCCGGGAGATTGCCATCGCTCTATTTGAGCAGGAGCACGTCACCCTAGAGGGTGCCAGCCAAATTGCTGATATGCACCTGATGGAGTTCCAGAAATGCCTGGGCAATCGTGGCAACTGTATTCATTACGACATGCAAGAGTTTGACGAAGATATTCAAAATCTGCGCAGCCGGGGTTGGCTATGA
- a CDS encoding glycosyltransferase family 2 protein, which produces MDQIGVVTIGRNEGERLIRCLRSLQEHVPAGSPIVYVDSGSTDGSVAQARAMGIHVVELDMSVPFTMARGRNTGFQYLVDNFPDLTYVQFVDGDCELLPGWIDRAITALSQSEALAIVCGRRRERFPDASPYNRLADMEWNTPVGEAKACGGDMMARVEAIKAVGGFNPSMICGEEPEMCIRLRQKGWKIERIEADMTLHDAAMTRFGQWWKRSIRGGWAVAEGKAMYGEPPESYMVKENKSGWLWGVLIPLVALTFAWPTRGLSLLLLLGYMLLGWRIYKYRQGRGDVPGHARLYAFFCTLSKLPQALGQGRYWINRWRNKPPELIEYKLVQ; this is translated from the coding sequence ATGGATCAGATTGGCGTTGTGACGATAGGCCGCAATGAAGGAGAGCGTCTTATTCGCTGTCTAAGGTCTTTACAGGAACACGTACCTGCAGGTAGCCCTATCGTCTATGTAGACTCGGGTTCCACCGATGGCAGTGTGGCTCAAGCCCGCGCCATGGGCATTCATGTCGTAGAACTTGATATGTCTGTGCCTTTTACAATGGCCAGAGGGCGCAACACAGGGTTTCAATACCTGGTTGATAATTTCCCTGATCTGACCTACGTGCAGTTTGTCGACGGCGACTGTGAACTGCTGCCTGGCTGGATCGATCGCGCCATCACGGCGCTCAGCCAGTCGGAGGCCCTGGCGATTGTGTGTGGACGGCGGCGAGAGCGGTTCCCCGATGCGTCTCCCTACAACCGCCTGGCCGACATGGAGTGGAATACTCCAGTGGGAGAGGCTAAGGCCTGCGGAGGCGATATGATGGCTCGCGTCGAGGCGATCAAAGCCGTCGGTGGCTTTAATCCCAGTATGATCTGCGGAGAAGAGCCGGAGATGTGCATTCGCCTGCGGCAGAAAGGTTGGAAAATAGAGCGCATTGAGGCTGATATGACCCTTCACGATGCCGCCATGACTCGCTTTGGCCAGTGGTGGAAGCGTTCGATTCGAGGGGGATGGGCCGTTGCAGAGGGCAAGGCGATGTACGGCGAGCCGCCGGAGTCTTATATGGTGAAGGAAAATAAGAGCGGTTGGCTTTGGGGGGTGCTTATTCCTTTAGTCGCCTTGACCTTCGCCTGGCCAACCCGTGGCTTGAGCCTGCTGCTGCTGTTGGGCTATATGCTGTTGGGATGGCGAATTTACAAGTATCGCCAGGGCCGGGGGGATGTGCCGGGGCATGCCCGCCTCTATGCCTTTTTCTGTACGTTGTCAAAACTGCCCCAGGCGCTGGGTCAGGGACGCTACTGGATCAATCGCTGGCGGAATAAGCCCCCTGAGCTAATCGAATATAAGCTGGTTCAGTGA
- a CDS encoding glycosyltransferase family 4 protein: MRILIVLPGLHRVLRGAEVAFEELAKKLALMPGCEVTLMGSGHPKVDSPYNFLHVPCIAREKFEKWPAFPYLRGHYVYEELTFLPGLMRTYQPEKYDVTVTCSYPYTNWTLRAKSQKTRPKHIFVTQNGDWMCTKKNSEYKHFSCDGLVCTNPEYFDNNKDNFPTVLIPNGVDPEVFAPGEGDRSRFNLPSNVPLAVMVSALIPSKRVLEGIRCVGKVEGLHLAIAGDGELRDQVQALGHELLGDRFHLLKLPRENMPELYRCADTFLHMSLDEPSANVYIEALATGLPIVTHDRRVTRWTLEDQAYLVDTTDEAAVANALSAALKYQTSDDVQKRRDLVNRRYSWLALAKQYYAFFQAIGDQTPALPEQVTVG; this comes from the coding sequence ATGCGCATTCTAATCGTACTGCCCGGCTTGCATAGGGTTTTAAGGGGAGCAGAGGTAGCATTTGAAGAGTTGGCAAAGAAACTTGCGCTAATGCCTGGGTGCGAGGTGACGCTCATGGGCTCAGGTCATCCCAAGGTTGATTCTCCCTATAATTTTCTTCATGTACCCTGTATTGCTCGCGAAAAGTTTGAAAAATGGCCTGCGTTTCCGTATCTGCGTGGGCACTATGTCTATGAAGAACTAACGTTTCTACCGGGATTGATGCGGACCTATCAGCCCGAAAAATATGATGTAACGGTTACGTGCAGTTACCCCTACACAAACTGGACTCTACGGGCAAAGAGCCAAAAAACAAGGCCGAAACACATTTTCGTTACTCAAAACGGAGATTGGATGTGCACGAAAAAAAATTCAGAGTATAAGCACTTTTCCTGCGACGGCCTGGTCTGTACTAACCCTGAATATTTTGACAACAACAAAGATAATTTTCCAACGGTGTTGATCCCTAACGGTGTAGATCCTGAAGTTTTTGCCCCCGGTGAGGGAGATCGCAGCAGATTCAACCTTCCGAGTAATGTGCCACTGGCGGTAATGGTAAGCGCTCTCATTCCTAGCAAGCGAGTGCTGGAGGGCATTCGTTGTGTTGGGAAAGTCGAAGGGTTACACCTGGCTATTGCTGGAGACGGTGAACTGCGGGATCAGGTGCAGGCATTGGGGCATGAGCTTTTAGGCGATCGCTTTCATTTGCTAAAGCTGCCAAGAGAGAATATGCCAGAGCTGTATCGCTGTGCTGATACGTTTTTGCACATGAGCCTTGACGAGCCGTCAGCCAATGTCTACATCGAGGCATTGGCCACGGGTCTGCCCATTGTTACTCATGATCGTCGCGTCACCCGCTGGACCTTAGAGGATCAAGCTTATCTAGTTGATACCACCGATGAAGCCGCCGTAGCGAATGCGCTGTCCGCCGCCCTTAAGTATCAAACATCAGACGATGTTCAGAAACGGCGGGACTTGGTCAATCGCCGCTATTCTTGGCTAGCTCTGGCCAAGCAATACTACGCGTTCTTTCAAGCAATTGGTGATCAGACACCTGCTTTGCCAGAGCAGGTTACCGTTGGTTAA
- a CDS encoding Zn-dependent hydrolase, translating into MALLQTLSINGKRLNQSIDDLAQIGRLENGGICRLAFSPEDVQGRELVRRWMVEAGLSTCIDTAGNLIGRRPGRLHAPAIATGSHIDTVPCGGKFDGNLGVLAGIEVARTLQENNVILDHPFEVIVFADEEDTMIGGRAMAGTASLKASDYHRKDGRPIDDCVNGAGGNWDQLELSRRTRDDICAFVELHVEQGGVLETAKKQIGVVQGIVGMQRYQIHITGRPNHAGTTPMGQRQDALVAAAQIVLAVNRLGIRPPGQQVATVGALQVWPNAANIVPGQVQCSLDVRDLNQAVIDDLVHDLKEELVLIARSTDTTIEIVPQLNVAPCPAAPHIQAMIAEVSDRFGLSHMPMPSRAGHDALEMGRFTDMGMIFVPSEGGFSHSEVEYTTPEECVNGANVLLETVLRLDRHY; encoded by the coding sequence ATGGCTCTCCTTCAAACCCTTAGCATCAATGGCAAGCGACTCAACCAAAGTATTGACGACCTGGCCCAGATCGGGCGATTGGAAAACGGCGGTATCTGTCGGTTGGCCTTTAGCCCAGAAGATGTTCAGGGCCGAGAACTGGTGCGTCGGTGGATGGTAGAAGCGGGGTTGAGCACCTGTATTGATACCGCAGGCAACCTGATTGGCCGTCGTCCCGGCCGCCTTCATGCCCCGGCGATTGCCACTGGGTCCCATATCGATACAGTGCCCTGTGGCGGCAAATTCGACGGCAATCTGGGCGTGCTGGCTGGCATTGAGGTCGCCCGCACCCTACAGGAGAATAATGTCATCCTCGACCACCCGTTTGAGGTAATCGTCTTCGCCGATGAAGAGGACACCATGATTGGCGGGCGAGCCATGGCCGGAACGGCCTCCCTCAAGGCCAGCGACTACCATCGCAAAGATGGTCGCCCCATTGACGACTGTGTGAACGGGGCTGGCGGCAATTGGGACCAACTCGAGCTGTCTAGGCGCACCCGAGACGACATCTGTGCCTTTGTCGAACTCCATGTCGAGCAGGGCGGCGTGCTGGAAACGGCCAAAAAACAGATTGGTGTCGTGCAGGGCATCGTTGGTATGCAGCGGTACCAGATTCACATTACTGGGCGACCTAACCATGCCGGCACCACGCCGATGGGACAGCGCCAGGACGCACTGGTGGCTGCCGCCCAGATTGTTCTGGCGGTCAACCGCCTGGGCATCCGCCCCCCTGGGCAGCAGGTGGCCACCGTGGGCGCCCTACAGGTGTGGCCCAATGCCGCCAATATTGTGCCAGGTCAGGTGCAGTGCAGCCTTGACGTGCGCGACCTCAACCAAGCTGTGATCGATGACCTGGTTCACGACCTGAAAGAAGAACTGGTGCTGATCGCCCGGTCAACAGATACCACCATTGAAATTGTGCCGCAGCTCAACGTGGCTCCATGTCCTGCCGCCCCTCACATTCAGGCCATGATCGCGGAGGTGAGCGATCGCTTTGGCCTCAGCCATATGCCCATGCCCAGTCGAGCGGGCCACGACGCCCTGGAAATGGGCCGCTTCACCGATATGGGGATGATTTTTGTGCCCAGCGAGGGGGGCTTCAGCCATTCGGAGGTCGAGTACACCACTCCCGAGGAGTGTGTGAACGGGGCCAACGTCCTGCTGGAGACCGTTTTGCGCCTCGATCGCCACTACTGA
- the pheS gene encoding phenylalanine--tRNA ligase subunit alpha, whose product MTSAPTQLEADLIAMKQAAQGAIAAATTLDELEQLRIGYLGKKGQLSKVLGGMGKLSAEDRPRIGGLANEVKDLIQTQLDQGKATLEAARIEAQLATETLDVTMPGIFQPQGRVHPINSIIDRIVDIFVGLGYTVADGPEIETDYYNFEALNFLPDHPARDMQDTLYLPNGHLMRTHTSNTQIRYMQANEPPLRAVAIGRCYRRDTVDATHAAVFHQIEFFAVDTDITFTDLRGTIKVFLEALYGDIPVRFRPSYFPFTEPSAEVDVQWQGKWLEVLGCGMIDPNVLKSVGYDPEVYTGFAAGLGVERLAMVQHQIDDIRRLYTSDLRFLRQF is encoded by the coding sequence ATGACCTCCGCACCCACCCAGCTCGAAGCTGATTTGATCGCCATGAAGCAGGCGGCTCAGGGCGCGATCGCCGCGGCCACCACCCTCGACGAACTGGAACAGCTGCGGATTGGCTACCTGGGCAAAAAAGGCCAGCTTTCCAAGGTTCTGGGGGGAATGGGCAAGCTCTCCGCCGAAGACCGTCCCCGCATTGGCGGCCTGGCCAACGAGGTCAAAGACCTGATTCAAACCCAGCTAGACCAGGGCAAGGCCACCCTGGAAGCGGCCCGCATTGAGGCCCAGCTAGCGACTGAGACCCTGGATGTCACCATGCCGGGAATTTTTCAGCCCCAGGGGCGCGTTCACCCCATCAACAGCATCATCGATCGCATCGTCGATATCTTTGTGGGCTTGGGTTACACCGTGGCTGACGGTCCCGAAATTGAAACCGACTACTACAACTTCGAAGCCCTCAACTTTTTGCCCGATCACCCCGCCCGCGACATGCAGGATACCCTCTACCTGCCCAACGGCCACCTGATGCGGACCCACACTTCCAACACCCAAATTCGCTACATGCAGGCCAACGAGCCCCCTCTACGGGCGGTGGCGATTGGGCGCTGCTACCGGCGCGATACCGTCGATGCCACCCACGCCGCCGTGTTCCACCAGATTGAGTTCTTTGCGGTTGATACCGACATCACCTTCACCGACCTGCGCGGCACCATCAAGGTCTTTCTGGAGGCCCTCTACGGCGATATCCCGGTCCGGTTCCGTCCCAGCTATTTTCCCTTCACCGAGCCCTCCGCTGAGGTAGATGTGCAGTGGCAGGGCAAATGGCTGGAGGTCTTGGGCTGTGGCATGATTGACCCCAACGTGCTCAAGTCAGTAGGCTATGACCCCGAGGTTTATACCGGTTTTGCCGCTGGCCTGGGGGTGGAACGTCTGGCCATGGTGCAGCACCAAATTGACGATATTCGCCGCCTTTACACCAGTGATCTGCGGTTTTTACGCCAGTTTTAG
- the msrA gene encoding peptide-methionine (S)-S-oxide reductase MsrA, whose protein sequence is MPAASEALPGRATAMSVPDKHYVNGNPLTPPFPDGMERALFGMGCFWGAERKFWQLDGVYSTAVGYAAGYTPNPTYQEVCSGLTGHNEVVLVLFDPAVVTYDQLLKTFWENHNPTQGMRQGNDVGTQYRSGIYTYSQAQHQAAEASRRAYQEALNQAGYGSITTEILDASEFYYAEAYHQQYLAKNPGGYCGLGGTNVACPVGLSVEH, encoded by the coding sequence ATGCCCGCTGCTAGCGAGGCTCTGCCCGGGCGGGCTACGGCCATGTCCGTGCCCGATAAACACTACGTCAACGGCAATCCGCTCACGCCCCCTTTCCCTGACGGTATGGAACGGGCTCTCTTTGGCATGGGCTGTTTTTGGGGAGCGGAACGCAAGTTTTGGCAGCTAGACGGCGTGTACTCTACGGCCGTAGGCTATGCCGCTGGCTACACTCCTAACCCAACCTATCAGGAGGTTTGTTCCGGTCTAACTGGCCACAATGAAGTGGTTCTGGTCCTTTTTGACCCGGCGGTGGTTACCTACGACCAACTGCTCAAAACCTTTTGGGAAAACCACAACCCTACCCAGGGCATGCGCCAAGGCAACGACGTTGGGACTCAGTACCGATCGGGCATATACACCTACTCCCAAGCCCAGCATCAGGCCGCAGAAGCTTCCCGTCGGGCCTACCAGGAAGCCCTCAACCAGGCGGGCTATGGTTCTATTACTACTGAAATTCTAGACGCTTCAGAGTTTTACTACGCGGAGGCGTACCACCAGCAGTACCTGGCCAAAAACCCCGGCGGCTATTGTGGTCTAGGCGGCACCAACGTGGCCTGCCCGGTAGGGTTGTCGGTAGAACATTAA